A region from the Drosophila mauritiana strain mau12 chromosome 2L, ASM438214v1, whole genome shotgun sequence genome encodes:
- the LOC117150599 gene encoding zinc finger BED domain-containing protein 1 gives MSKKKSNVWQYFYKTSGTVATCLLCNRNYSRRGRGTTCLRNHLKSKHPPEFLSLSGDIKYLDLVKSEISIGSPQHPTAQLELNLHETDSDPLDTEDISYSKRCNEKLALMLLNHSFEFIEGPGFVNFIRALQPRYTIQSRSYYEKILCEDIHRKMHQHLQQQVDLLDAISLSTSLWRGDKGEGLLSLSCSGISRDFQSHRLMLKCEALNYESTSKLACCIRDLVPSLAIEVPKEKIHCVIRDEMTALPGSLPDCSVHRLQLCVRFALQSNELLQNLSSKCKQIVDHFASSKMANDHLKFIQEIRLTRDPCTLTPYDPFQWNSAFQMMSSVFRMKDALSLYCEEYSLVQIYPDEWIEIDLCSKVMQPCEETIKIWSNPSTTTSSVIPLVAALRDSLRTDVHNFVSSVTICSFARKLLEELEMKFAHITSDIKFLMATYLDPRYKQAFFTEREEQLVANEVLLQLAGVPEDCNGQPTLKIIKVSSTSSQKNESKIDSILDSILTTGTTNTQQPNTSMGSQSQIKNLLYLYNSEPRIDRNMDPLIWWRSNIKYISLYGIVRKFLSAPAASVVSEGLFRKSAHLYSDMRAGLSPESASKMLLMKSNFSFSNSDIN, from the exons ATGAGCAAGAAGAAAAGCAATGTGTGGCAGTACTTCTACAAGACATCCGGCACAGTGGCCACCTGTCTGCTGTGCAACAGGAACTACTCGAGGCGAGGACGCGGCACAACCTGTCTGCGGAATCATCTGAAGAGCAAGCACCCACCGGAGTTCCTATCCCTATCCGGGGACATAAAGTACCTGGACCTGGTGAAGAGCGAGATCTCCATCGGTTCGCCACAGCACCCCACAGCCCAGCTGGAATTGAATCTGCAC GAAACAGATTCAGATCCATTGGACACGGAGGATATTTCCTACAGCAAACGCTGTAATGAGAAGTTGGCTCTCATGCTTCTAAATCACTCCTTTGAGTTCATTGAAGGACCAGGATTTGTAAATTTCATTAGGGCGCTGCAGCCCAGGTATACGATTCAGTCAAGGAGCTACTATGAGAAGATACTTTGTGAGGATATACACAGGAAAATGCATCAGCATTTGCAGCAACAGGTGGATCTGCTGGATGCCATATCGTTGTCTACGAGTCTCTGGCGGGGTGACAAAGGCGAAGGACTTCTGAGCTTGTCCTGCTCCGGAATATCAAGGGATTTTCAGAGTCACCGCCTAATGCTGAAATGCGAGGCTCTGAATTACGAAAGCACTTCGAAGCTAGCTTGTTGCATTCGGGATCTTGTGCCCAGCTTGGCCATTGAGGTGCCCAAAGAGAAGATCCACTGCGTAATCAGGGACGAGATGACGGCGCTGCCAGGTTCCCTGCCCGATTGCAGTGTGCACCGCCTGCAGTTGTGCGTTCGATTTGCCTTGCAATCAAACGAATTACTTCAGAACCTTTCATCCAAGTGCAAGCAAATAGTTGACCATTTTGCGTCGTCTAAGATGGCCAACGATCATCTGAAATTCATTCAAGAGATCCGCTTGACGCGAGACCCGTGCACACTCACACCTTACGATCCCTTTCAATGGAACTCCGCTTTTCAGATGATGAGCAGCGTGTTTCGAATGAAGGATGCTCTATCCTTGTACTGCGAAGAGTATAGTCTGGTCCAAATATATCCCGATGAATGGATAGAGATTGATTTGTGCAGCAAAGTAATGCAGCCTTGTGAAGAAACAATCAAGATATGGAGCAATCCATCTACGACAACATCATCCGTTATTCCTCTGGTTGCCGCTTTACGCGATTCCCTCCGAACGGATGTCCATAACTTTGTTTCATCTGTG ACTATATGCAGTTTCGCCAGAAAGTTGCTTGAAGAACTGGAAATGAAGTTCGCCCACATCACTAGCGACATCAAATTTTTGATGGCCACCTATTTGGATCCGAGGTATAAGCAAGCATTTTTCACCGAGCGTGAGGAGCAGTTGGTGGCCAATGAAGTTCTGCTTCAGCTCGCTGGAGTGCCAGAGGATTGCAATGGTCAGCCAACgctgaaaataataaaagtgtCATCCACATCCTCCCAGAAGAATGAATCAAAAATCGATAGCATTCTGGACAGCATACTGACAACTGGAACGACGAACACTCAACAGCCAAATACGTCAATGGGCTCCCAGTCTCAGATTAAGAATCTGCTATATCTATACAACTCCGAACCCAGAATAGATAGGAACATGGATCCCCTGATTTGGTGGAGGAGCAACATAAAATACATATCCTTGTATGGCATTGTTAGGAAGTTCTTatcagcaccagcagcaagTGTAGTTAGTGAAGGCTTATTTAGAAAATCAGCGCACTTGTATTCCGACATGCGGGCGGGCTTGAGCCCCGAAAGTGCATCCAAAATGTTGCTGATGAAGTCCAACTTTAGCTTTAGCAATTCGGACATAAATTAG
- the LOC117150600 gene encoding mini-chromosome maintenance complex-binding protein, with amino-acid sequence MPCAMELPSTPDELAAQQADSAALKELLKDPSRWHSIPLLNYTPLHKLKDQTLVRFRGMIQDMMDPEIYLERYEVKSADGIKRVQEGKYRDCLKIATGEVIDYNADGNVHGERRTMFVVSVPGLNDWSKEHEKQCCPQIDLASLGQSPSSAKKRTIVGEEDAMDVDGVSETTFKRPCLKEIQKDSEPVGASKSSVLGSEYLLNSPLPDRPSMACMVKVYDEFDTYQLNSLVDFVGFLSVDVSLDAATLDVDDCENLSELQAAHPSPFLIPRLHAFGVQVLPHANPLLDKSLRQPTEICEESHPTQLAVHKDLRMLLKLCLFDDDLAAEYLLSHLISTVYSRSEMQSIGKFALNLCNLPKNCEAYATKLYTILELLLPASHYMPMTLGTLNTAAFAPKKDYETNKLVSGVLQLAPHTHLVLDETCMQQGKLEANGVHAVQHLAHLINNQELKCDFQYYQIDYQANIPILVLSEGRSMLPSDFVLPINADAKAVELVDESLKAAHHYLQPSRLQQFRKYLTTARTSGFNVSEEHTEMIQQDFVDMRKANVKSNADDLHGLLVLSRLLGIARGKDTLDKETWQLATEFEAKRRQRIQSLPKSSAQMRN; translated from the exons ATGCCCTGTGCCATGGAGCTGCCCAGCACGCCTGATGAACTGGCCGCCCAGCAAGCGGACAGCGCTGCACTCAAGGAGTTGCTCAAGGATCCCAGTCGTTGGCACTCGATTCCCCTGCTTAACTACACACCCCTTCACAAGCTGAAGGATCAGACTCTGGTGCGATTTCGTGGCATGATCCAGGACATGATGGATCCGGAAATTTACCTGGAGCGCTACGAAGTGAAATCCGCCGACGGCATCAAACGTGTACAGGAAGGAAAGTACAGGGACTGCTTGAAAATAGCCACTGGTGAAGTGATTGACTACAACGCCGATGGAAACGTGCATGGAGAGAGGCGTACCATGTTCGTGGTGTCTGTGCCTGGCCTGAACGACTGGAGCAAGGAGCATGAGAAGCAGTGCTGTCCCCAGATCGATTTGGCCAGTCTGGGTCAATCTCCCAGTTCAGCCAAGAAGCGGACTATTGTAGGCGAAGAAGACGCCATGGATGTGGACGGTGTGAGCGAAACAACCTTCAAGCGACCCTGCCTAAAAGAGATTCAAAAAGATAGCGAGCCAGTCGGCGCCTCCAAATCCTCTGTTCTTGGCTCTGAATACCTGCTTAACTCGCCTCTGCCTGATCGTCCCAGCATGGCATGCATGGTAAAGGTTTACGACGAGTTCGATACCTACCAGCTCAACTCGCTGGTCGACTTTGTGGGCTTTCTGTCAGTGGATGTTTCGCTAGACGCCGCTACCCTGGACGTAGACGATTGTGAAAACTTGAGTGAACTGCAGGCAGCTCATCCATCGCCCTTTCTTATACCCCGCCTGCATGCCTTTGGCGTCCAGGTGCTGCCGCATGCCAATCCGCTGCTGGACAAAAGCCTTCGACAGCCAACGGAAATATGTGAGGAGTCGCATCCAACCCAGCTTGCTGTGCACAAAGATCTGCGCATGCTTCTTAAACTCTGCCTTTTTGATGACGATCTGGCTGCCGAGTATTTGCTCTCGCACCTAATATCTACGGTCTACAGTCGTTCTGAGATGCAGAGCATAGGCAAGTTCGCCCTTAACCTTTGTAATCTCCCTAAGAATTGTGAGGCGTATGCAACCAAGTTGTATACGATTCTGGAGCTGCTACTGCCGGCCAGCCATTACATGCCCATGACTCTCGGTACACTTAACACGGCTGCCTTTGCCCCAAA GAAGGATTACGAGACCAACAAGCTGGTTTCCGGCGTACTACAGTTGGCTCCCCATACGCATTTGGTGCTCGACGAGACCTGCATGCAACAGGGCAAGCTGGAGGCTAATGGTGTTCATGCCGTCCAGCATTTAGCGCACTTAATCAATAATCAGGAACTGAAGTGTGACTTCCAGTATTACCAAATAGACTACCAAGCAAACATTCCAATTCTCGTGCTCAGTGAAGGGCGAAGTATGTTGCCG AGCGATTTTGTGCTACCCATTAATGCCGATGCTAAGGCCGTGGAACTCGTTGATGAATCTCTAAAGGCAGCCCACCACTATCTTCAGCCATCACGTCTGCAGCAGTTTCGCAAGTACTTGACCACAGCGCGCACTAGCGGCTTCAACGTGAGCGAGGAGCACACGGAAATGATCCAGCAGGACTTCGTGGACATGCGTAAAGCCAATGTGAAAAGTAATGCCGATGATCTACACGGCTTGCTGGTCCTTTCGCGCCTGCTGGGCATCGCCCGGGGCAAGGATACGTTGGACAAAGAAACATGGCAGCTCGCTACGGAGTTCGAAGCAAAGCGTCGCCAGCGTATTCAATCTCTGCCGAAATCATCTGCCCAAATGCGCAATTAA
- the LOC117150602 gene encoding ZZ-type zinc finger-containing protein 3 — protein sequence MELADVSPEDEDVFHFETEHLALRGNQCYTNLLRTLAVLQAQRIRVHQQIDELEATQKIYLENPQHMLDKLRNNEPLIADNYITTTVLPDLPTLSPNDEDRGTNETPTDASSWTQEANKNRDRSNGRSENFNRLWTNEEQSRLEQLLIQYPPEEVEMRRFGKIAKALGNRTAQQVYSRVQKYFQKLHDAGMPVPGRIPKHRRPGLSKPKIKLRKSTFFPAHNISLQMPEDDFTFDDLRVPSPASDMLLMPASSQVKIEPKTESECMDADLNTEAKRKQELCLKLLSAIQDEKREMEDGYEPDLLAAKCAECEEASVTRTQWRCNSCYCHLNLCGDCLASQLIEGRFEHLSHEVVEDQES from the coding sequence ATGGAACTAGCAGACGTATCTCCAGAAGATGAGGATGTGTTTCACTTTGAGACCGAGCACCTGGCCCTGCGTGGCAACCAGTGCTATACCAATTTGCTGCGCACCTTGGCCGTGCTGCAGGCACAAAGGATTCGGGTGCATCAGCAGATTGATGAATTGGAAGCCACGCAAAAGATCTACTTGGAGAATCCGCAACATATGCTGGACAAACTGCGAAATAACGAGCCCTTGATAGCGGATAACTACATCACCACGACCGTTCTACCGGACTTGCCAACTCTGTCACCCAATGACGAGGACAGGGGCACAAATGAGACACCGACGGATGCGTCTTCATGGACGCAAGAGGCGAACAAGAATCGGGACAGGAGCAATGGACGGTCGGAGAACTTCAATCGCCTGTGGACCAACGAAGAGCAGAGTCGCTTGGAGCAGCTGCTCATCCAGTATCCGCCAGAGGAAGTGGAAATGCGCAGATTCGGGAAGATAGCGAAGGCCTTGGGCAACAGAACTGCACAGCAAGTGTATAGCCGTGTCCAGAAGTATTTCCAGAAGCTGCACGATGCTGGGATGCCTGTGCCCGGTCGCATACCCAAGCATCGACGTCCGGGATTGAGTAAGCCGAAGATCAAACTTCGCAAGTCAACCTTCTTCCCCGCTCATAATATATCGCTACAAATGCCAGAGGACGATTTCACATTTGATGACCTGCGAGTCCCGTCGCCTGCGAGCGATATGCTCCTTATGCCGGCATCTTCCCAAGTCAAGATCGAACCAAAGACCGAATCCGAATGCATGGATGCCGATCTAAATACGGAGGCAAAGCGAAAACAGGAACTATGCCTTAAGCTTCTATCAGCCATTCAGGACGAGAAACGGGAGATGGAGGACGGATATGAGCCAGACTTGCTGGCCGCCAAGTGTGCCGAGTGCGAAGAGGCATCTGTGACCAGGACCCAATGGCGTTGTAACAGTTGTTATTGTCACCTTAATCTGTGCGGAGATTGCCTGGCCAGTCAGTTAATCGAAGGGCGCTTCGAGCATTTAAGTCATGAAGTTGTAGAGGACCAAGAATCATGA
- the LOC117150604 gene encoding hydroxymethylglutaryl-CoA lyase, mitochondrial has translation MISAPIRSILALTAKRTAVTSAANQVRIVEVGPRDGLQNEPKLLPAATKIELINQLSETGLRTIEATSFVSAKWVPQMGDNAEVLRGIRKVPGISYPVLTPNLKGFESALEAGAEEVAVFGAASDAFSLKNVNCTAAEAIERFKPVLKAAQKHGVRVRGYVSTVVGCPYEGAVAPSAVVKVVEALYQMGCYEISLGDTIGVGTPGTMRRMLDEVTKVVPAKDLAVHCHDTYGQALSNILVSLDYGIRVVDSSVSGLGGCPYAKGASGNAATEDVVYLLHGMGLDTGVNLDKLIQVGRYICAELGRTSESKVNRAWKGPQARVQ, from the exons ATGATAAGTGCACCAATTCGCTCTATCCTTGCGCTTACAGCAAAG CGCACGGCGGTCACAAGCGCGGCCAACCAGGTTCGAATTGTGGAGGTTGGACCACGGGATGGTCTTCAAAACGAGCCCAAACTGCTGCCGGCAGCCACCAAGATCGAGCTGATCAACCAACTGTCCGAAACAGGACTGCGGACCATAGAAGCCACCAGCTTTGTGAGCGCCAAATGGGTGCCACAGATGGGCGACAATGCCGAAGTGCTGAGAGGAATCCGCAAAGTGCCTGGTATAAGCTATCCAGTGCTCACGCCAAATCTAAAGGGATTCGAGAGTGCTCTGGAGGCGGGAGCCGAGGAGGTGGCAGTCTTTGGAGCCGCATCTGATGCGTTTTCGCTGAAGAACGTTAATTGCACCGCAGCTGAGGCCATCGAACGCTTTAAGCCTGTGCTGAAAGCAGCCCAAAAGCATGGTGTGCGCGTCCGGGGCTACGTTTCCACTGTGGTTGGCTGCCCGTACGAGGGTGCTGTTGCGCCGAGTGCTGTCGTCAAAGTGGTGGAAGCCCTGTACCAAATGGGCTGTTATGAGATCTCATTGGGCGACACCATTGGTGTGGGCACGCCAGGCACAATGCGCCGAATGCTGGATGAGGTGACCAAGGTAGTCCCTGCTAAAGATCTGGCCGTGCACTGCCACGACACTTACGGCCAGGCTCTGAGCAACATACTGGTCTCACTGGACTATGGCATTCGGGTGGTGGACTCCTCCGTTTCTGGCTTGGGCGGATGTCCTTACGCCAAGGGGGCGTCAGGCAACGCAGCCACCGAGGATGTGGTCTACTTACTGCACGGCATGGGCCTCGATACTGGCGTCAACCTAGACAAACTGATCCAagtggggcggtacatctgcGCCGAACTGGGCAGAACCTCAGAGTCCAAGGTTAATCGAGCGTGGAAGGGACCGCAGGCGCGAGTACAGTGA